Within the Rickettsiales bacterium genome, the region AAAATATTATTAAATTATCTGAAGAAATTATTGAAAAAGCGAGCCTCAGTAATTCTATGATAGCCCTTGCAGAAAGTTGCACTGGCGGGCTTATCTCTTCCGCACTTACTGAAATTGCTGGATCTTCCAAGGTTTTAGATAGATGCGCGGTTACTTACAGCAACCTTGCAAAGCAACAAATGCTTGATGTTAAGCCTGAAACGCTTGAAAAATTTGGAGCAGTATCAGAGGAAACCTCTAGGGAAATGGCTCTCGGCATTATGGCAAAATCTCAAGCTAAATATGGGTTTTCAGTAACTGGAATTGCTGGACCAAATGGCTGTTCAGAGCAGAAACCAGTTGGCCTTGTTTATATAGCTTTTGCTGATAAATTAACTGGTAGAAACAAATCTTTTAAGCATAATTTTTTAGGCTCAAGAAATGAAATAAGATTGCAGGCCGTAGAGGAAGTGCTAAAATTAGTCTTGGAGATTATCAGGCGCTAATTGTCACCCCGCATTTATTGCGGGGTTAATGGTGTAAAGTATTTCTAAAATGGAATTTTGAGAGCGTTTTACAATTAACCCCGCAATAAATGCGGGGTGACACAGAGTGAAAATAGCGAAATTTTATAATATCAAAAATGCAAATAACAATATCAAATAAACCAGTGGAATATTCAGAAGCCCTTTCTTACATGGAAAACAGGGTTACTAAAATAATCTCAGGCGAAGAATCCGAGGAAATCTGGTTACTAGAGCATAACT harbors:
- a CDS encoding CinA family protein; translation: MFNQNIIKLSEEIIEKASLSNSMIALAESCTGGLISSALTEIAGSSKVLDRCAVTYSNLAKQQMLDVKPETLEKFGAVSEETSREMALGIMAKSQAKYGFSVTGIAGPNGCSEQKPVGLVYIAFADKLTGRNKSFKHNFLGSRNEIRLQAVEEVLKLVLEIIRR